One genomic segment of Sphingorhabdus sp. M41 includes these proteins:
- a CDS encoding nucleotidyltransferase and HEPN domain-containing protein: MQTTLDHLPAAKQREIERVKAIIFEEFEDALALAKHEWKKKGKIEKIILYGSYARGGWVDEPHTAKGYRSDFDILIIVNDKRLTDKVDYWLKLDNRLMRELAIDKTLRTPVNFIVHTLGEVNDGLAHGRYFFMDVAKDGIALYEADGRQLHVPKPKTPEQALAMAKEYFEEWFPAAGGRQKIANFAIAEGLYKHAAFELHQTAETLYHCVLLVCTFYTPHVHNLGFLRTQAERLDMRLVDCWPRELRADRARFEKLKEAYVKARYSKHYRISEEELTWLGEQIEELGRVVHTICLERISALENEVLSAE, translated from the coding sequence ATGCAGACGACACTTGATCATCTTCCGGCAGCCAAGCAGCGCGAGATCGAGCGCGTGAAGGCGATAATCTTCGAAGAGTTCGAAGACGCGCTGGCGCTTGCAAAGCATGAGTGGAAGAAGAAGGGGAAGATCGAGAAGATCATCCTCTATGGAAGCTACGCTCGCGGAGGCTGGGTCGACGAGCCGCACACGGCCAAAGGCTATCGCTCCGACTTCGATATCCTCATCATCGTCAATGATAAGCGCCTGACCGACAAGGTCGACTACTGGCTCAAGCTGGACAACCGGTTGATGCGCGAACTGGCCATCGACAAGACGCTGCGCACGCCGGTCAACTTCATCGTCCATACACTCGGAGAAGTGAATGATGGCCTGGCTCATGGCCGCTACTTCTTCATGGACGTCGCAAAGGACGGCATTGCGCTTTATGAGGCCGATGGCCGCCAACTGCACGTTCCCAAACCAAAGACACCCGAGCAGGCGCTGGCGATGGCCAAGGAGTATTTTGAGGAGTGGTTTCCTGCGGCCGGTGGGCGACAAAAAATTGCGAATTTTGCAATCGCTGAAGGGTTATATAAACACGCAGCGTTTGAATTGCACCAGACAGCCGAAACGCTTTACCACTGTGTATTACTGGTCTGCACGTTCTACACACCGCATGTTCACAATCTTGGTTTCCTGAGAACGCAGGCGGAGCGTCTAGATATGCGCCTTGTCGATTGCTGGCCGCGCGAACTTCGTGCGGACCGGGCACGGTTCGAGAAGCTCAAGGAAGCATATGTGAAGGCGCGATACTCGAAGCATTACCGCATCAGCGAGGAAGAACTGACTTGGCTGGGCGAGCAGATCGAGGAACTCGGTCGCGTGGTTCACACGATATGCTTGGAGCGAATTTCTGCATTAGAGAATGAAGTTCTGTCAGCGGAATAG
- a CDS encoding tyrosine-type recombinase/integrase yields MPRLTKRIIDAAKPGPRDNFLWDSELKGFGVRIKPSGTRSFIIQYRNLEGRTRRCVIGQYGALTVEQARDHAKKKLASVIDGADPSAERHAIKQGWTISAICDWYLTEAEAGRLIGRNRRPIKASTISGDRSRIDLHIKPLIGNRVVSQLKLADIERLQGDIAAGRTAKARKVGRGGRTAGGIGVASRSISTLRSLLNHARRLGLIEVSPAAGVRIMASQKLKRHLNAGEIRHLGKLMTQMGSEGEHPTALAAIRVMLLTGFRRMEVLAMRKEWVQPDDNLVRFPDTKSGPQMRVAGDDAMTVLEKQAQRSHSPFVFPADWGDGHFIGVVRVLDRVCARAGLEEVTPHTLRHSFASLAASLGFSELTISGLLGHAPRGVTQRYVHLDTALVIAADQVSAEIARLLAGGELQSVREVKQARTLASLRAVA; encoded by the coding sequence ATGCCCCGATTGACCAAGCGCATAATCGACGCTGCAAAGCCCGGCCCCCGCGACAACTTTTTGTGGGATAGCGAACTCAAAGGATTTGGCGTTCGCATCAAACCCAGCGGCACACGCTCATTCATCATTCAATATCGTAATCTCGAAGGACGCACCCGCCGCTGCGTCATCGGCCAATATGGCGCCCTAACCGTCGAGCAGGCACGCGACCACGCAAAGAAGAAGCTGGCGAGCGTCATCGATGGCGCAGACCCATCGGCAGAACGTCATGCCATCAAACAGGGTTGGACGATCTCGGCAATTTGCGACTGGTATCTGACCGAAGCCGAGGCTGGACGGCTAATCGGGCGTAACCGTCGGCCCATCAAAGCATCAACAATCTCCGGTGACCGCAGCCGGATCGACCTTCATATCAAGCCGCTAATTGGAAACCGCGTGGTCAGCCAGCTTAAGCTCGCCGACATTGAACGTTTACAGGGCGATATCGCCGCTGGACGCACGGCCAAGGCTCGCAAAGTCGGGAGAGGTGGGCGGACAGCAGGCGGGATAGGCGTTGCATCGCGTTCGATCAGCACCTTGCGAAGTCTTCTCAATCACGCCCGCCGCCTTGGGCTTATCGAGGTTAGCCCGGCAGCGGGCGTGCGGATCATGGCTTCCCAGAAACTAAAGCGCCATCTGAACGCTGGCGAAATCCGGCACCTGGGCAAACTGATGACGCAGATGGGGAGCGAGGGCGAGCATCCGACCGCTCTTGCCGCAATCCGCGTCATGTTGCTCACCGGGTTCCGGCGCATGGAGGTTCTGGCGATGCGAAAGGAATGGGTTCAGCCCGACGACAATCTCGTTCGGTTCCCCGATACAAAGTCGGGGCCGCAAATGCGCGTTGCTGGCGATGACGCGATGACGGTTCTCGAAAAGCAGGCGCAGCGCAGTCATTCACCGTTTGTGTTCCCCGCCGATTGGGGTGACGGGCATTTCATTGGCGTAGTCCGCGTGCTCGACCGTGTTTGCGCGCGAGCTGGCCTAGAGGAAGTGACACCTCACACGTTACGCCACAGCTTTGCCAGCTTGGCGGCATCGCTAGGTTTTAGCGAACTAACCATCTCCGGTCTTCTGGGCCACGCCCCGCGCGGAGTTACGCAACGATATGTCCATCTCGACACCGCGCTGGTCATTGCTGCCGATCAGGTGTCAGCCGAGATTGCTCGGCTTTTAGCCGGTGGAGAACTGCAAAGCGTGCGCGAAGTCAAACAGGCGCGAACGCTCGCATCGTTGCGCGCCGTAGCGTGA
- a CDS encoding DUF2188 domain-containing protein, with the protein MADYHISKDADGWKAMKAGGEKASARASTKAEIQARAKELATNSGGGEVREHASRDGSVHKRGQIIDSDTHGKTDPRGNG; encoded by the coding sequence ATGGCTGACTATCATATTTCCAAAGATGCTGATGGCTGGAAAGCAATGAAGGCTGGCGGCGAGAAAGCCTCGGCCCGCGCATCGACCAAGGCTGAAATTCAGGCGCGAGCCAAAGAACTGGCGACAAATTCTGGCGGGGGTGAGGTGAGAGAACATGCCTCGCGTGATGGCTCGGTGCATAAGCGTGGGCAAATCATTGATAGCGACACCCATGGTAAAACTGATCCACGCGGGAATGGCTAA